A window from Citrus sinensis cultivar Valencia sweet orange chromosome 5, DVS_A1.0, whole genome shotgun sequence encodes these proteins:
- the LOC102613351 gene encoding BEACH domain-containing protein B isoform X4: protein MNIVKGVADLIRRTSSGSSGDSSSGVQHEKFSPPSQKICFSGEGDEAVLNTLWERYESTTDKVEKRKLFHVFLKQFLIVFRNWEPVNGGLLPEPSSTSIRSTEYLPHFDDIVVGCFAGHPAEIIILLIEEVTHLTTYVTEVNTNVVRSTMSLSESSTGLSSSSEAFSVLDALTIVTRSMHNCRVFGYYGGIQKLTALMKGVVIQLKTIAGAVSVDESFSNFTTERIGFLQQILVYVVSIMCSFIDLSLKVNENYLLYSSTTEFSVQMDGASQTDSSSSLKAPFCETRLNWHKKAVVSVMEAGGVNWLVELLRVIRRLGMKEQWTDTSVQCLTLRTLRLVLSDNPRGQNHFKSIGGLEVLLDGLGFPYTNVLLLKNEAHIDAKRSENPLLRILQLHVLSLEVLREAVFGNVNNLQFLCEDGRVHKFSNSFCSPAFMLQEYKQQRKNLDVQDDFQVSVFDLKNVKRRITEPTVPLSDNASYSQLWSDYVVKLSRVLCTFLLAPEDFKSVQGQAATSRVAIPVSSLYGELSLKWVMRVLLTVFPCIKACSNDNELPSHLRVFVATLQHCVLYAFRKVLVSSPVSLNELREQGMWDLIFSENFFYFEPTLEVFSEECCSLDEGYAPSNSTYSHIRSNGVEVLQMDVISFVEFAATSIGNVHNLPECSALLDALEQSACNPEIAILLAKSLRRILQLSAEKTIASFKTLDAVPRVLKVACIQAQESKRLGSLSPSIHGYQRYDSRGTAQVWHQCVEMCMELFMEFCSIADDARSLVLRNSTCIDCLFDLFWEEGFRNNVQTYILDLMKIVPSSEEDQTAKLQLCSKYLETFTHIKEWGKSFVEFSIDLLVGMREMISSDQLYYQALFRDGECFLHVLSLLNGNFDEANGEKLVLNVLQTLTCLLASNDASKAAFRALVGKGYQTLQNLLLGFCQWHPSEGLLNALLDMLVDGKFESKGNPLIQNEDVIILYLTVLQKSSDSLRHYGLNVFQLLVRDSLSNQASCVRAGMLHFLLDWFSQEDNDSVILQMAQLIEVIGGHSVSGKDIRKIFALLRSEKVGKHQQYCSLLLSSISSMLNVKGPTAFFDLNGSDSGIIIKTPVQWPHNKGFSFSCWLRVENFPKSRTMGLFSFVTENGRGCSAVLAQDKLIYVAVNLKRQCVQLPVNLIRKKWHFLCITHSIGRAFSGGSLLRCYVDGDLVSSERCSYAKVSEVLTSCSIGTKIKMQQNEGDNVLERIQDCFPFLGQIGPIYLFNDAISSEQVKGVHSLGPSYMYSFLDNEAAPSYDNQLPSGILDAKDGLASKIIFGLNAQASSGKKLFNVSPMLDLASDKNSFEANVMIGTQLCSRRLLQQIIYCVGGVSVFFPLIAQSDRYENEESGVFVHALHMPIPKERLTAEVIGLIASVLDENLSNQQQMHLLSGFSVLGFLLQSVPPQQLNLESLSALKHLFNVIANSGLAELLVKDAISSIFLNPLIWLYTAYKVQRELYMFLIQQFDNDPRLHRSLCRLPRVIDIIRQFYWDNAKSRSVVGSKPLLHPITKQVIGERPCREEIRKIRLLLLSLGEMSLRQKISAADIRALIAFFETSEDMPCIEDVLHMVIRALSQKLLLASFLEQVNLIGGCHIFVNLLQRDYEPIRLLGLQFLGKLLVGLPSEKKGPRFFSLAVGRSKSLSEIHKKIDLRMQPVFSAMSDWLFRFPQTDNLCAALFDVLLGGASPKQVLQKNNQVDKHRNKGNNSHFFLPQTLVLIFRFLAGCEEAFARMKIISDLLDLLDSNPSNIEALMEYGWNAWLTAAVKLDVLKGYKPESRDQGDHEMNEQTFVRSLFCVVLCHYMHSVKGGWQQLEETVNFLLMHSEKEGISYRYFLRDMYEDLIRRLVDLSSEENIFVSQPCRDNTLYLLRLVDEMLVSEIDHKIPFPADSSGSYLGSLELESHKDYCCALYEVLQGDVDGQIPSRDQWVCRQIPSEGGIVDDKWWNIYDNLWVIISAMNGKGPSKLLPKSSSSGAPSFGQRARGLVESLNIPAAEMAAVVVSGGIGSALGGKPNKNVDKAMLLRGERCPRIVFRLIILYLCQASLERASRCVQQVIPLLPSLLPADDEYSKGRLQLFIWALLAVRSQYGTLDDGTRFHVIAHLIRETVNCGKSMLANSIIGRNDSEPSSNSKETGSIHNLIQKDRVLMAVSDEAKYIKTTKLDRSRQLVDLRARMDESYLVERSTTKAFEDEIQSILSIVLASDENRRATFQLTHGEQQQNVAEKWIHMFRALIDERGPWSADPFPTRSVIHWKLDKTEDAWRRRQKLRKNYHFDEKLCHPPSTAPSDEAILPANENKSSFVGHIPEQMKQFLLKGIRRIADEGTSEPSESDTEPTGQMASITEEISDSQLLEHSKTSSDPTDVVERKDSSSSSSEMETSEVILSVPCLLVTPKRKLAGHLAVMKDVLHFFGEFVVEGTGGSSALKNFSVTSSSDLNKPHQRQKFLKWPEYFDLNSEKEVPETAEAENLHKKQLKNVKRHRRWNVGKISTVHWTRYLLRYTAIEVFFCDSVGPVFLNFTSQKVAKEVGTLIVAIRNEFLFPKGSSRDKSGAISFVDRRIAQEMAETARERWRRRDITNFEYLMILNTLAGRSYNDLTQYPVFPWVLADYSSEVLDFNKSTTFRDLSKPVGALDPKRFEVFEDRYRNFCDPDIPSFYYGSHYSSMGIVLYYLLRLEPFTSLHRNLQGGKFDHADRLFQSIEGTYRNCLSNTSDVKELIPEFFYLPEFLVNSNSYHLGVKQDGEPIGDVSLPPWAKDSPEVFINKNREALESEYVSSNLHHWIDLVFGYKQRGKPAVEAANIFYYLTYEGAVDLDAMEDELQKSAIEDQIANFGQTPSQIFRKKHPRRGPPIPIAHPLYFAPGSINLTSIICSTRHQPSGIVYVGMLDSSIVLVNQGLTLSVKMWLTTQLQSGGNFTFSGSQDPFFGVGADILSPRNVGSPLAESFELGSQCFTTMQTPSENFLITCGNWENSFQVIALNDGRVVQSIRQHRDVVSCVAVLLSLQ, encoded by the exons ATGAACATCGTCAAGGGTGTTGCTGACCTCATTCGGAGAACCTCCAGTGGTTCCAGTGGAGACTCCTCCTCTGGGGTACAACACGAGAAGTTCTCGCCTCCATCTCAAAAGATATGCTTTAG TGGAGAAGGTGATGAGGCTGTTCTAAATACACTTTGGGAGAGATATGAGAGCACCACTGATAAG GTGGAAAAGAGAAAGTTGTTTCATGTTTTTCTGAAGCAATTTCTTATAGTATTCAGAAATTGGGAACCAGTCAATGGCGGTCTGTTGCCGGAGCCTTCTTCAACGAGTATCCGATCTACAGAGTATTTGCCacattttgatgatattgttGTTGGCTGCTTTGCTGGTCACCCTgctgaaattattattttgttaattgaagAGGTTACACATTTAACTACCTATGTCACTGAGG TAAACACCAACGTGGTGCGGTCAACAATGAGCTTATCAGAGTCTTCCACAGGCTTGAGCTCCTCTTCGGAAGCTTTTTCTGTCTTGGATGCTCTGACAATTGTTACTCGTTCAATGCACAATTGCAGAGTTTTTGGTTACTATGGTGGAATTCAGAAGCTTACAGCGTTAATGAAAG gAGTAGTTATTCAACTCAAGACTATAGCTGGTGCAGTCTCTGTTGATGAaagtttttctaattttacaaCAGAGAGGATTGGATTCTTGCAACAAATACTTGTATATGTGGTGTCAATAATGTGTAGCTTTATTGATTTAAGCCTAAAAGTAAATGAGAATTATCTGTTGTACAGTAGTACCACAGAATTTTCTGTTCAAATGGATGGTGCTTCTCAAACTGATTCATCTAGTAGTTTGAAGGCTCCCTTTTGCGAAACAAGGCTGAATTGGCATAAGAAAGCAGTTGTTTCAGTGATGGAAGCTGGTGGTGTTAATTGGTTAGTAG AGCTCTTGCGAGTCATCAGAAGGTTAGGTATGAAAGAACAGTGGACAGATACATCAGTTCAGTGCTTGACTTTGAGAACCCTTCGATTGGTGTTGTCTGATAATCCAAGGggtcaaaatcattttaaaagcATCGGTGGCCTTGAAGTTCTATTGGATGGACTTGGATTTCCATACACTAACGTGcttcttttgaaaaatgagGCTCATATTGATGCTAAAAG AAGTGAGAATCCCTTGCTGCGAATATTGCAGCTCCATGTTCTATCTCTGGAAGTTCTTAGAGAGGCTGT ATTTGGGAATGTGAACAACTTGCAGTTTCTATGTGAAGATGGAAGAGTtcataaattttctaataGTTTCTGTTCACCTGCTTTCATGCTTCAAGAGTACAAGCAGCAGAGAAAGAACTTGGATGTGCAAGATGATTTTCAGGTGTCTGTCtttgacttgaaaaatgtGAAAAGGCGCATAACAGAGCCTACAGTTCCTCTATCAGATAATGCTTCTTATTCTCAGCTTTGGAGTGATTATGTTGTCAAGTTAAGCAGAGTCCTTTGCACTTTCCTCCTTGCTCCAGAAGATTTTAAATCTGTTCAAGGCCAAGCAGCCACAAGTAGAGTTGCCATACCAGTTTCTTCATTATATGGTGAACTTTCTCTAAAATGGGTCATGAGGGTTCTTCTTACAGTGTTCCCATGCATCAAGGCTTGTTCAAATGATAATGAGTTGCCAAGCCACTTAAG GGTCTTTGTTGCTACTCTGCAGCATTGTGTTCTTTATGCATTTAGGAAAGTTCTTGTTTCATCACCAGTGTCACTTAATGAATTACGGGAACAGGGCATGTGGGACCTTATCTTCTCCGagaattttttctattttgaacCAACTTTAGAGGTATTTTCTGAAGAGTGTTGCTCATTGGATGAGGGGTATGCTCCCTCAAATAGCACTTACAGTCACATCAGATCTAATGGGGTTGAAGTTCTCCAGATGGATGTAATTTCATTTGTGGAATTTGCTGCAACTTCAATTGGGAATGTGCATAACTTG CCTGAATGTTCTGCTTTATTAGATGCTCTTGAACAATCTGCTTGTAATCCTGAGATTGCTATTCTTCTTGCAAAGAGTCTGCGTCGCATATTACAGCTTTCAGCTGAGAAAACTATTGCATCATTTAAAACACTGGATGCAGTTCCCCGAGTGCTTAAAGTTGCTTGCATTCAGGCCCAAGAATCTAAAAGGTTGGGGAGTTTAAGTCCTTCTATTCATGGTTATCAGAGATATGATTCACGTGGGACAGCCCAGGTTTGGCATCAATGCGTAGAAATGTGTATGGAGCTCTTTATGGAATTTTGCTCAATAGCAGATGATGCAAGAAGTTTGGTTTTGCGTAATTCCACGTGTATTGACTGcttgtttgatttattttggGAGGAAGGTTTCAGAAATAATGTGCAAACGTACATTCTTGACCTCATGAAG aTTGTGCCATCGTCCGAGGAAGATCAAACAGCAAAGTTGCAATTGTGTTCAAAGTATTTAGAAACATTCACTCATATAAAGGAATGGGGGAAaagttttgttgaattttctaTTGATCTATTGGTTGGAATGAGAGAGATGATCTCCAGTGATCAATTG TATTATCAGGCTTTGTTTCGTGATGGAGAGTGCTTTTTGCATGTCCTCTCTTTGCTAAATGGTAATTTTGATGAGGCAAATGGAGAAAAACTGGTTTTAAATGTTCTTCAAACGCTTACCTGTCTGCTAGCAAGTAATGATGCCTCAAAG GCCGCATTTAGAGCTCTTGTTGGCAAGGGTTATCAAACATTGCAAAATTTGCTGTTGGGTTTTTGCCAATGGCATCCAAGCGAAGGACTTTTAAATGCATTGCTTGATATGCTTGTTGATGGAAAGTTTGAAAGTAAAGGGAACCCTCTTATACAG AATGAAGATGTGATCATACTGTATCTGACTGTTCTGCAGAAG AGCAGTGACTCATTGCGGCATTATGGGCTTAATGTGTTTCAGCTATTGGTTAGGGACTCCCTTTCTAATCAGGCTTCATGTGTCAGGGCTGGAatgcttcattttcttcttgatTGGTTTTCACAAGAAGATAATGATAGTGTCATTTTGCAAATGGCCCAGTTGATTGAGGTCATAGGTGGGCATAGTGTATCTGGGAAGGATATCCGCAAAATATTCGCCCTCCTCCGAAGTGAGAAAGTGGGGAAACATCAGCAGTATTGCTCATTATTGTTGAGCAGTATTTCGTCAATGCTAAATGTGAAGGGACCAACTGCCTTTTTTGATCTCAATGGGAGCGACTCT GGGATTATAATCAAAACGCCTGTGCAGTGGCCTCACAATAAgggtttttcattttcttgttggCTGAGGGTGGAAAACTTTCCCAAAAGTAGAACAATGGGCCTTTTTAGTTTTGTTACTGAAAATGGAAGAGGATGCTCTGCAGTACTTGCACAGGACAAGCTTATCTATGTG GCGGTCAATCTGAAGCGACAGTGCGTTCAACTGCCTGTTAATCTAATCAGAAAGAAATGGCATTTTCTATGTATTACTCATAGCATTGGAAGAGCGTTCTCCGGGGGTAGCCTATTGAGGTGTTATGTCGATGGTGATCTTGTATCATCTGAAAGATGCAG TTATGCAAAAGTGAGTGAAGTATTGACAAGCTGCTCAATTGGCACAAAGattaaaatgcaacaaaatgAAGGAGATAATGTTCTTGAACGGATACAAGATTGCTTTCCTTTCCTCGGTCAGATTGGtcctatttatttattcaatgaTGCTATTTCTTCTGAGCAAGTCAAGGGTGTTCATTCCCTAGGACCAAGCTACATGTATTCATTCCTTGATAATGAAGCTGCACCCAGTTATGATAACCAATTGCCTAGTGGTATCCTTGATGCTAAAGATGGTCTTGCatcaaaaatcatttttggaCTCAATGCTCAG GCTAGTAGTGGCAAAAAGTTGTTTAATGTCTCACCGATGCTGGACCTTGCATCAGACAAGAATTCTTTTGAAGCAAATGTAATGATTGGAACACAGTTATGTTCACGACGCTTGCTTCAGCAAATAATCTACTGTGTTGGTGGTGTGTCTGTATTTTTCCCACTTATTGCACAGTCTGATAGgtatgaaaatgaagaaagtgGAGTCTTTGTACATGCATTGCATATGCCTATCCCGAAAGAGCGTTTGACGGCTGAGGTTATTGGGCTTATAGCATCTGTCTTAGATGAGAATCTATCCAATCAACAACAAATGCATCTTCTTTCTGGATTTTCTGTACTGGGGTTTTTACTTCAATCAGTTCCGCCACAACAACTTAATTTGGAATCACTTTCAGCATTGAAACACCTGTTTAATGTTATTGCAAACAGTG GCTTAGCAGAGCTGCTGGTGAAAGATGCTATATCAAGCATTTTTCTTAATCCTCTCATCTGGCTCTACACAGCTTACAAGGTGCAGCGAGAATTGTATATGTTTCTTATCCAGCAATTCGATAATGATCCAAGGTTGCATAGGAGTCTATGTAGGCTCCCACGTGTTATTGATATAATACGACAATTTTACTGGGATAATGCAAAATCTCGATCCGTTGTTGGAAGCAAGCCTCTCCTGCATCCTATTACCAAACAAGTTATTGGTGAGAGGCCATGTAGAGAAGAAATTCGTAAAATTCGCCTTCTTTTATTAAGTCTTGGTGAAATGAGCCTCAG GCAGAAGATTTCAGCAGCAGATATAAGAGCTCTTATAGCTTTCTTTGAAACAAGTGAGGATATGCCATGCATTGAGGATGTCCTACATATGGTCATTCGTGCTTTATCGCAAAAACTGCTTCTTGCTTCCTTCCTTGAACAAGTCAATTTGATTGGTGGCTGTCATATTTTTGTCAATCTCCTTCAAAG gGATTATGAGCCTATCAGATTGCTTGGCTTACAGTTCCTTGGAAAACTTTTGGTTGGTTTACCATCTGAGAAGAAGGGACCAAGATTTTTCAGTCTTGCCGTTGGAAGATCCAAATCTCTTTCAGAAATACATAAGAAAATCGATTTAAGGATGCAGCCTGTTTTCTCAGCTATGTCCGATTGGTTGTTCAGATTTCCGCAGACAGATAATTTATGTGCTGCCTTGTTTGATGTTCTTCTTGGTGGTGCTAGCCCTAAACAG GTGTTGCAGAAAAATAACCAGGTTGATAAGCATAGAAACAAAGGAAACAACTCCCACTTTTTCCTTCCCCAAACTTTGGTTCTCATTTTCAGATTCTTGGCTGGCTGTGAGGAGGCATTTGCTAGGATGAAGATTATTAGTGATCTTCTTGATCTTCTTGATTCAAATCCTTCGAATATTGAAGCTCTCATG GAATATGGGTGGAATGCCTGGTTAACTGCTGCTGTGAAGCTTGATGTTTTGAAAGGCTACAAACCGGAGTCACGGGATCAAGGTGACCATGAGATGAACGAGCAAACTTTTGTGAGGAGTCTATTTTGTGTTGTTCTTTGTCACTATATGCATTCTGTAAAAGGTGGCTGGCAACAGTTAGAGGAGACAGTTAATTTCCTACTAATGCACTCTGAGAAA GAAGGCATCTCATACAGGTACTTTCTTCGTGATATGTACGAGGACTTGATACGAAGGCTCGTAGACTTGTCATCGGAGGAGAACATTTTTGTCTCACAACCATGTCGGGACAATACATTATATCTTCTACGACTTGTCGATGAGATGCTTGTCTCTGAAATTGATCATAAAATACCG TTTCCAGCAGATAGCTCTGGTAGCTATCTGGGGTCTTTAGAATTAGAAAGTCACAAGGATTATTGCTGTGCATTATATGAGGTTTTGCAGGGAGATGTTGATGGCCAAATACCTAG CAGAGATCAGTGGGTTTGCAGGCAGATTCCAAGTGAAGGTGGCATAGTTGATGATAAGTGGTGGAATATCTATGATAATTTGTGGGTCATCATAAGTGCGATGAATGGAAAAGGACCCAGCAAGTTGTTGcccaaatcatcatcatcagggGCTCCATCTTTTGGCCAAAGAGCTCGTGGCTTAGTGGAATCGCTGAACATTCCTGCAGCTGAAATGGCTGCAGTTGTTGTATCAGGAGGGATTGGTAGTGCTTTGGGTggaaaaccaaacaaaaatgTTGACAAAGCTATGCTTTTGAGAGGAGAGAGGTGCCCGAGAATTGTGTTTCGACTTATAATCCTATATCTTTGTCAAGCTTCTCTAGAAAGAGCTTCACGGTGTGTCCAGCAGGTTATTCCACTTTTGCCTTCTCTTTTGCCAGCCGATGATGAGTATAGCAAGGGAAGACTGCAGCTCTTTATTTG GGCTTTGCTTGCTGTAAGATCCCAGTATGGGACTTTAGATGATGGTACTCGTTTTCATGTTATTGCACACTTAATTCGAGAAACAGTCAATTGTGGGAAATCAATGCTTGCTAATAGCATCATAGGTCGGAATGACTCTGAGCCAAGCAGTAACTCAAAAGAAACGGGCTCCATTCATAATTTGATTCAGAAGGATCGAGTTCTTATGGCA GTTTCTGACGAGGCAAAATATATCAAGACAACTAAATTGGACAGATCCCGGCAGTTGGTTGATCTCCGTGCTAGGATGGATGAAAGTTACTTAGTAGAACGAAGTACCACAAAAGCTTTTGAAGATGAGATACAAAGTATCTTGAGCATAGTACTTGCTTCAGATGAGAACAGAAGAGCTACGTTCCAACTTACTCATGGGGAGCAGCAGCAGAATGTTGCG GAAAAGTGGATACACATGTTTCGTGCTTTGATTGATGAGAGGGGTCCATGGTCTGCAGATCCTTTTCCAACTAGATCTGTGATTCATTGGAAACTTGACAAGACAGAAGATGCATGGCGGCGTAGACAAAAGTTACGAAAGAACTATCATTTTGATGAAAAGCTGTGTCATCCACCATCCACTGCTCCCAGTGATGAGGCCATTCTTCCTGCTAATGAGAACAAATCTAGTTTTGTGGGGCATATTCCTGAGCAAATGAAGCAGTTTCTTCTTAAAGGAATACGCCGAATAGCTGATGAAGGGACCTCAGAACCCAGTGAGAGTGACACTGAACCAACTGGACAGATGGCCTCCATCACAGAGGAGATTTCTGATAGTCAGTTGCTGGAGCATAGTAAAACAAGCAGTGATCCAACAGACGTTGTAGAGAGGAAAgattcttcttcctcttcatcAGAGATGGAAACTAGCGAG GTTATTTTGTCTGTTCCATGCCTTCTAGTAACACCAAAGAGGAAATTGGCTGGACATTTGGCAGTTATGAAAGatgttttgcatttttttggTGAGTTTGTGGTCGAAGGTACTGGAGGGTCATCTGCTCTCAAAAACTTCTCTGTTACTAGCAGTTCTGATTTGAACAAGCCTCATCAAAGGCAGAAATTTCTTAAATGGCCagaatattttgatttaaattcgGAGAAGGAGGTTCCTGAGACTGCAGAAGCTGAAAATTTGCataaaaaacaattgaaaaatgttAAGCGTCACCGAAGATGGAATGTTGGCAAG ATAAGCACTGTCCACTGGACCCGGTATTTGCTTAGATACACTGCAATAGAGGTTTTCTTCTGTGATTCCGTTGGTCCAGTATTTTTGAACTTTACTTCGCAGAAGGTTGCAAAAGAGGTTGGAACCTTAATAGTTGCAATCAGAAATGAATTCTTGTTTCCAAAAGGAAGTAGCAGGGACAAGAGTGGAGCTATCTCATTTGTTGATAGACGGATAGCCCAAGAGATGGCAGAAACTGCCAGAGAAAGATGGAGGAGGAGGGATATAACAAACTTCGAATATTTGATGATTCTTAATACACTTGCTGGAAGATCTTATAATGATTTAACACAGTATCCTGTCTTTCCTTGGGTGTTGGCTGATTATTCGTCTGAGGTTCTTGATTTTAACAAGTCAACTACCTTTCGGGATCTTTCCAAGCCTGTTGGAGCCTTGGATCCTAAGCGATTTGAg GTATTTGAAGACAGATACCGCAACTTCTGTGATCCGGATATACCAAG CTTTTACTATGGGTCTCATTATTCAAGCATGGGGATTGTGCTTTATTACCTTCTTAGATTAGAGCCATTCACATCTCTTCACCGTAATCTGCAG GGTGGTAAATTCGACCATGCAGACCGTCTTTTCCAAAGCATTGAGGGCACATATCGAAATTGCCTTTCTAATACAAGCGATGTGAAGGAGTTAATCCCTGAGTTTTTCTACCTGCCAGAGTTTCTTGTCAATTCAAACTCTTATCATCTTGGGGTGAAGCAAGATGGTGAACCTATTGGTGATGTTAGTCTCCCTCCTTGGGCCAAG GACTCACCTGaagtatttataaataaaaatcgaGAAGCGCTTGAAAGTGAATATGTTAGCTCAAATCTCCACCACTGGATTGATCTGGTGTTTGGTTACAAGCAGCGTGGAAAACCGGCGGTGGAG GCAGCaaatatcttttattatttaacttatGAAGGTGCTGTTGATTTGGACGCCATGGAAGATGAGTTGCAAAAGTCAGCTATAGAAGACCAAATTGCTAATTTTGGTCAGACGCCAAGCCAGATTTTCCGCAAGAAACATCCAAGAAGAGGGCCACCAATTCCCATTGCTCATCCTTTATATTTTGCTCCTGGTTCTATCAATTTGACTTCCATCATTTGTAGTACAAGACATCAACCATCAGGCATTGTTTATGTTGGTATGTTGGATTCGAGCATTGTTCTTGTGAACCAGGGGCTGACCTTGTCAGTTAAAATGTGGTTGACAACGCAATTGCAGTCTGGTGGGAATTTTACCTTCTCTGGTTCCCAG GATCCTTTCTTTGGAGTTGGTGCTGATATTCTTTCTCCTCGTAATGTTGGGAGTCCTCTGGCTGAAAGTTTTGAACTTGGATCACAATGCTTTACAACAATGCAAACTCCTTCTGAGAATTTTTTGATCACATGTGGCAACTGGGAAAACAGCTTTCAGGTGATAGCTTTGAATGATGGAAGAGTGGTGCAAAGCATAAGACAGCACAGAGATGTGGTCAGCTGTGTTGCAG TATTACTTTCACTGCAGTGA